Genomic window (Arachis hypogaea cultivar Tifrunner chromosome 13, arahy.Tifrunner.gnm2.J5K5, whole genome shotgun sequence):
gagagtAATCCTTATTCTATTGTAATGAAACAGTCCTGAATATCTAAGTTACTAGCTTTTAGtacattaaaataaaagatttggcTACATCTGTCCTTGTTGTTAAGGATTATAGGTATTAacagaaatttttaaattttttattttaataaacatattgaaaatttaaacttttattttcctCAATTGATATCATAGTTAAACCCTAAAAAGGAACAAGTAAAAAAGCTGTTGAATTTGACTTGAATAGAAATTTGTCCTCTCTAGGGTTATGTATTTGGATGACCATCACTCCATCAGTGACCCCATTTATGATGCATTATGGCCAATTGGCCGGCCATTCAATGTTTGAGCCTCAAAGTAAAAGAAATTAAAGGAATTTTATAATCATATCAATAAGACTAATAACTAAAATTCATTTCATTTACTAAATGAAAGATGAAACCTTTTCACTTTATCTTGGAAGGTAAATACAAGATTCAACTAtgctatatttatattaaaaatcaattatcaaATCAATTATTCGTATAGAGTACATATTAAAgtataaaagatatattaaaaataaattttcatatacaaatatatatggtGATTGATATTTAAGTATGCATAGCAAAttttatataagatttggttacaAAACTCAAGGCATGATGATGTTCGAAGAATTCAAACAATTGCTATCTGTGCCAATTATTGTAGTTGTGTATGAAATTTTAGTGATACGAATTAGATGAAACCTAGGTAATTTGTAAAGAAATAGTGGTTCTTTCACATAATTGTAGTAATTAGTTTCTGATATACTTCTGGCTGTAAAGGATTTTACATTTTCTTAAAATACAATACGCCATTGAACGAGTTAAATCGGTTGCACTACATTGTGGAATTATGCACTAAGTTTTAATAAAAATGGAGGAACAAAAAagggaagtaaaaaaaaaattggaattgGTACTCTAATTTGTACCATCCAAACAATTCAATTGGTTTATGGTACTTCCTCTAttgctatgattgaaaaatagaaattttCAGCTTCAACTAAATGATTAAAAAGAAatagaattaaattattaatttgtatgaattttttttttgttggatgaAATAAGGGAATAAAAACTTAAATAGATATTTGTGTAACTCCACTCAATCTAATACCATTTGCGGCTAGGATAGGGTGCGGTGCGAGTTTGCCTGCGGGTAAGATAGAGTACAAGTTCAGGGTATATCATACTTTACCCTACCCGCAtccctaatatattatataatatatatgtaaaagttatgAATATAGTAAAAAGAGTGAGTGTTAAATCCATAATCttcttataaaaatttgaaataaccaCTAAGCTAGTGATgatcatattatttataattttatgttagatttatttaacattttattatttttaattgtaatttgaacttaattttttattttttattttattaatatatataaaatttattatggttgaattttatatttgcttgAAATTTTTTCTTCGAATAAGTTGAGTAGGGTAGAATTTAGAACTTTAGAGTGCAGATAAGATTAAGGTTGAACGGATTGGGTAGagtagaattttaaaaaagtttcaaCTCGCAGGTCAGGTTAAGGTAGAATCCAAACCCTACCCTTGCCAGCCCTAAATATACACCATCTTCACCCAATTGCAGTAAAGACACTGCCTTAACACACAACTATCGTTTCATAGAAAAGCTTTAATGTGAAATCAATTTTAAGTCTAAAATGTGCAACCCAATATTGTTAGCGGTTCCTATAGCTAAATCAAGAAATGCTAAGCATCGATGCTTACCGTGGGAACAAAACTAGTAACAGACAAGTAAAATAAGTATAAGGCATCTTCTATAATAAATTAGAAATTTGCATTTTATATCCTAGTCAAAATTTTCAATCTCAGCATTCAAATCCAATCGTTATGGTGCTACATACTACATTATCTTGGATCAAAGGGTTTACAACTACTTGTGGTATAGATGAACAGCAGTGAAGATGAAGAAACCTGCCATCTGCGTCACAATCAAATAGTTACCAACTAGTCAAAATTGGCAAATTTATAGCAATGTATGAGAATGAGAGGAAAATACTTACCATTGAAAATGCTGCTCCGTAATAGGGATATGCTGCTGGTATGAATCTCTCATATTCGTTGTGTCTGAAGGGGCGGACAGGGATCTACATACAAAGTTCAAAGGCATTCAAGAATGATGTGTTGTAACAATACCTTGATGACAGTAATAATGTATGCAAGTTTCGAAATAGAGGTTGACATAGTCATGGAAAGAGGAAATTCTAAACCCATATGGGTGAGGGTGTTTGTGTGTAAAATTGCTAGGTTATTTATGGATGTTTGCCGACAAGTTTCAATGCAACCTTGCTTAGAAATAattgtaaatccaagggataaaTTGGTGTTACGGAATTAGAGGATCAGCAGTTACCTGTTTGGATAAAGACAAGCTTGTATATCCAAGTCTTTCATACTCTACTTTGAATTGAAAAACCCCATAAACATCTGGAACCTTAAATGCTGTGAAATAATAACCCTGAAAAAGAGAGCATAATTTAGACAATTACACTCAAGGTTTTATATGAGAAGAATAGATAAGCATCACCAAAACAAATTCCAAAGCACCTTGTTGTCGGTTGATAAAGTCTTCAAGACATAAGGGCTCATCATGTAAAATTGAACTTGAACATCATTGGCTACGTAAGGTTCCCAAGTTTTGCCAGACCACTCGTAAATTTCAACAGAGTATTCCTTTAAGAAAATTTCAGAAGTGAGCCACAGCCAAAGAAATTattctactttttatttttatatggaaAAAAAGCATTAGAACAGTAGCTATATTACCAAATCATCATTGATCCTATAGATGGCTGGTTCATCAACTTCCCCAACTTTGTGGTGTTTCACATTCACCGCCTTAATATAAAAACATGAAGCGACATTATATCAGAAAAATGACCCTAACGGTGTTGTCAATTATCAACTGAATGAAAGAATGGAAATAACATTGATGGAAGCATTTTGTTTATTACCTTGAGGTGACCCCTTTCGTGGAAAACCCATTTGCTAAGTTCAGTCACAAATTGCTCATTACCTGACTTGTCATGTCTGTTATTCAAACAGTACTAAACATAAACACCAACTTTATTTATAGCATGCTTGGCTCAAGATAGTATTGAGGAAGAGAAGGGGGACCGGGGTGGGGGGACATACAGCCACCGTAAGTTGGAAAGTGAAAAACATCACATAAACTAGCTCTTACAAACTTTATTATGGCAGTGTTAACATACAAAACTTGTTATTCTAGCAGTGAACAACAGGAAAGAAGAAAATGTTTATTTCTTTACTTACTTGGTTGGACTCCCAGCCTTCTGCACATCAGACCTGAAAAaactgcagaaaaaaaaaatccaaatatgACATGTTAAAAATGCACTTTACACCATATTACAAAATATTGATTCACAAGTGAGCATTTCGTACCGGTTGCTGAACATGCTCAATGAGCCAGATATCAATATCCGAGCATTATTTCTTGCCTgtccaaaagaataaaaaatgaataaGTGAGTTCTTTTTATTAGACGTGAAGAGAATGAGTGAGGAAATACAGCTAATGTCCAGATATCATTACAGAAGACATAACATCATGAAAACATGCTTCacaataaaacaaaaagataCTCAAATTAAAGTAATATATTTGCGTACTACTATGGCAAATAATGATACTCAAAAAGGGGAATGTAAAGGATAAATAAAGAAGTGTTTCGAAGGCAATAGGACATCATGAGGCCAGAGGCATCAAAATGAGGACAGCAAACAATACAAAACACATGCATATATGCAACAACATGAGGGGAAAAATGAGGAAGAAGTGTTGGGATACATACCTGTACAACTGAAACTAATGACATTGAGGTTCCAGTAAGTGATGGAGGACTAGTTAACTTTGACTTTGGGTTGGCAGAATAAGCTGAAGGAGATGCTGAGAGAACTTTCAACACCTGAAATTAAAGACATatttaaaaagaaacaaaaagaaaacgaaaCACATTTGCATGAAGGAACCAACTTCGTATTATACCTGGTTCAATACTAATGATGACAATCACACTACAAGATTATAAgggggaaagaaaagaaaataccagGCTATTGGAAGGGTTTAATGAATGGCCAATCCCCTGGAAAAGTACTGGAGCCTGTTGCATGGAACAAAAAGATCAGAAATTAATAACATACAACAATATGTTAAATTGTTATTGTTAATGCCTTGAACAATGTTGTGCATAATGCAGCTAACATTTAAGTTTAAAATGCACTTGCCTTGATTTTCTCACTTCCCAAAATCACATCAGACTTTATAAAATCGTCGCTAGCAATCAGTGTATGGTCCCCTTCGGTAGCAGAGACAGCATATCCTGAATGGTCTATAACCAATGCACTAGAATCCTAAAAAACAATTattaaccaaaaaaagaaaaaggcacaAACAGTAAGACTCCAGTGCCCAAAATAACTTGCGAATTGCAAATGAAAGCATCGATCACATAATAACTGGTAATGACCAACAAAAGAGAAACCAAATATCACACACAAATTGAATTCAACTAATCAAATTTCAACACTTTAAGCACCTCATCAAAGTCAACCCCACACTCAGTGGCAATTTCCCTGATCAAATCAGAGGCATTGCTGTTAGCTGCAACGATCAAATCATGGCCCGAATCAACGAAATCCAAAATCGCAGCTGCGTCAATTGATCCTCCAAAACCTACACAATCCAAAACAAACAAACCACCCTCACTTctccgaaaaaaaaaatcgacACTTTACATCGCAGACAAGTCAAAGAAAAAAACAGAACTTTCCCTATACCCATTTCGCGAAAACAGTAACCGAAACTAAAAGATCTGAGAGCAATTAATACATCAATGAAAATGGACGGAAAATCTTACGTTCGATGGTTGGGGAAAAGAGGATAAGGGCATCGTAGAGGTACTGGCCGTAACGCTGGAGAGAGATAGTGGGGTCATCGGCGAGCTTGAAATCGAGATCGAAACCGCGAGATttgagattgttgaagaagatgGAGTGTGAGGATTTGATGGCGAAGTCGTCCAGCAGAACCAGCACGCGACGATCCGAGGGTGTATCGGGTGAGAAGCAGGTGCATAACAGAGGAACAAGCCCCAGAAAAAGAACGATGAGCTTCTTCGACATTGTAgctgattctctctctctctctactgcGACTGCGAGTCAAGTAGAGTGTGATGGTTTTTCTTTCACCAAAGTCTTCTTCCACGGCAGTGGGGCCATTttgtaattttgtatattttcatTTCGGCCTCTTAATTATTGAAGAATTGTGTGCTTTTCCAGTTATTGTAGACTTGAGCCGTGGGCTTCTTAATCACTAGCCGAAGTAGCCCAATACTTTTTTGGTGACTAGCCCAATACAATTTAGATATACTgtatatcatttttttcttttagtaaCTGAAACTTTAGTTGAGTGGTTAAATATCTTGTTTcttattaccaaaaaaaaataataataatatcttgtTTCTTAATATATTGCACTTGGATTTTTTTGAGTATTTTAAATAGATttgtaattttatcaaaattttaatataggttattataatttaaaaatttataactaaattattactaattgttatttaaaaaataaaaaaagaaaacaataaccttagaaatTGCTATTAATAACTTATATCAAACTCATGTCTGTGTTGTCAACCCTACTTGAGGCTCAAGCAATTGTGTTGCTTATAATCTTTTGACTGATATGTTGCGTTTGATTTTAGGATCTTTATTAGTAAAGCATCTACGAATGCTCTCATAATTAGTTATAAATTTTGGACTAATGTGTTGACCATGAaccaagaaaataataaaaatgtattggGGGACTAACTAATTGATTCATTGATGTCAAATTTAATCAGTGTTCGTCTTTCTGCAGCTTATTTAGCAATAAAAAActttcattaattaaaaaaattctaaaagttGTCAATTCAGTGATCGTTTCTCAACAAATAAATAATCATAGATGATGAAGAGGTTAAATTAAATTCTTCAAAGTTAAGATGATCTTATTAAcagtaaaattaatcaaattatcatATGATATGAATACAGTTTAACAAGCATCAAACTCAAGAATCCAAAGAAGTTACGATTATAAGGAGAATTAGTGTCATATAAAtgtaataaataacaaataatcaCAAAGTACAACATACATTTTTTCTTGGAATGAAGACAGTGAAGAACAAGCTAAGGTTCCTAACCATTATGACTAATAACAAACTCAACATTTGAATATAGACACAAAAACATTGAATGGAAGATATTTTGAGAATAATAATGCTGGTTTATAATCATTATTGAAATGAGCAACATAGAATCTAATCCTTGTTGGCTAATTTCTTGACAATTGTGGCCATGTACTTGCCTTGATACTCAGCAGTGGCTAACTCTGTTTCACTTGCTTGCCTTGAACCATCACCAGCAAAAGTTCCAGCACCATAAGGTGTTCCTCCTTTGATGGAATCCATTCCAAACATTCCAGCACCAAAGGTATAACCAATTGGAACATAGAGCATTCCATGGTGGACTAACTGTGTTATTGCTGTCCAACTACAACATAATAAAATGTTACATTTGCCAAATTAAAGTTAGTGGATGGACCCTTATTAATCATATCACAATCATGATAATGACTCGAAAAAAATTTGAGATACAtaataattgaatattttattaatcatatcaCAATACATTTTTGGGTATATACATCCAATTCttctatattaaaatttttggggCAAAAAATGTTTGGCTTCCGATATATTTTTTCTGATTATTAGATGGAATCAATATATAAGGAAACAATATTAGATTAAGCAACAATGATAAGTATGTATTACCATCTTATGTTGATATTACTTCATGAGTTTGTGAAGATTCTACATCAACTAAAGAATCATATAGGGACCTACACTGACCCTACCAAAACATATTTTTTCCCCTAAAAAGACTAATAATACCCGCACCAAGAATAAACAATTCATGTATTGAAATCATATTCACTACTAAGCTGGCTACAATTGTAAAGTTCCGATCCACCACCAATAACGGATATGGTTATATTAAAACTTGCTGTGATTTCCAGACTCTCAATGAACTATATCTTTTCTCTAATAGATAATAAGCACATTATTATGATTCATGTTGCAAACATTCAAAGAAGTTTAAGGTCAGTTTAGAtaactttttttgaaaaaattgcttaaacaataaatatttatattaaaaataatttataaataaattattttatatttaattttttaattccaaaaatatttattttaaaagaaatataataaaaaaaatttattatgagaaaaaattttttttaactttttcataaacacttaaataacttttaaaaaaattataatttaatttaaaattatactaGACATTAATACtatatctttttataaatttaaaaattaaaaaaatacttataaacCTATCCAACCTTTTATATTTGTTAGTTCTGAGTATAATTAATCATAAAGATGTGATAATGATATGTACTATCCTATTAGCTGCTCTCTCAGAACATCAAGTTAATGCAAAAACCTACTCTACATTGAattttaaatcacaatatttacTGGTCCATAAAACTCTATCTCTGGAGTATTTATAATCTACATACACagtttaatttttagtataaaaatttcTCACAAATATTTAATAATACGATGTCATGTTATCAAATCATGTTCACCTTGTAAATAGTAATTTTGTATTATAAAAAACttgcatttattttatttttaaaataactaaagtTAAATAAAACCCCTTTTAAGTAGGTTAAGAATACATAAAAAAATCAGTCATTCATCGATTgttcatataaaataaaaatatatattaaaatataaaatatacgttaaaatatataaataattaataatatatataattactgATTTAATAATAAACGTACAGTATTTTTGAACCCCTTAACTTGTATGATGAATTcgatatttgtataaaatattttttaaagtagtCAATGAGGAGTTGATTTAGCTACTTAAAGTCTTAAACACGGTTTAGATCACTTTTTAATCGTCTGAAATTTAaactcaaaaaagaaaagaaaaaaaaaaaaagaaaaggtcaTACCAAATTAGTTCATTTTCCATTTTCGGTGAAAGTAACAAGATTTGAATATTGAGAAGTTACGGTGATCTTACGCGGTGGTTTCTTGGCCGCCACCCTGAGTGCCGGTGCTGACAAAGAATCCGGCAGGAACACCGGCAAGCTTCTGCTCCTTCCACAACTGCCCCGTGGAATCAAAGAAGCCTTTCATCTGCGCCGCCATGCTCCCAAACCGAGTCGGAAACCCAAACAGCAACCCATCCGCCTCCACCAGCTTCTCCGCCGTTATCAGCGGCACCGCGTCATCCTTCTCCGGCGCCTGCATCGCTTCCAGAACCTCCTTTGGAAGCGTCTCCGTCACTCTGTACAACACTCCTTCAACTCCTTCAATGGTTTCAACTCCTTTCTTCATCGATCTCGCCAGTGATTCCACGTGACCGTACATTGAGTAGAAAACAATGAACACTTTCAGATTCTTGTTTGCTTCTCTCGCCGGTGGCGCCACTTCTCGGCTCGTACTAGTAGTCGCGATCGCTCTCTCGTCCACGCCGCTAACCGGTTCTTGGATATTTTCCGGCTCGGAAACCGGCACCGGTACCTTCTTGGACTTGCTCGGTATGCAACCATTTCCTTTCCCCATTGATTGTGTAATTACTTgcagaacaagaaaataaagtgtATGATAGGTATGAATTAAGATTTAAGAGTATAGATGGAAAAATAATAGCGCTAAtaatgtgaagaagaagaaacagcagCTTGGATTTGACTACACTTATGAGCTGTTACAAACTATTAAGATAATAAGAAGacttaattagaaaataattgcCATTGGTTGGCTCCCATGCCTTACCTTCTTGAAAATTTAGAACACAACTTTAATTTATGATCGATCTATATAGttagtaaatattatattatttttttaatatttaattaataatattttgtatttatatttatagatattttatatataaaaaatatatatttttcttaattatttattattatttaaataattattcatataaagatatttttatgtgaatataatatttgaaaataattaaataattattatatttaattaaattatttaatataatatatattaatgttttatttattattttcgagGAGAGCACAACGTGGCATGAGGGTTATTTTTTCTTCTTAAGAAAATATTTAGCAGCCaaaggagacaaaaataaattggtgCCAAAGAATAAAATGATGCAGGGTGTGGACTCACTATAGGTTAGTTGAATATTTCCCTACCATTGACACGTTCCAACTAATATttctcacaatttttttttttggtgtcttaaTTATGGGCAACAAACTGAAAGTATAGATTGATATGTATTTTCTTTATTCGATAGGTTCCAAATTtcgaattatctttttttattaatgtttATGCACCCATTATTACTAATGCAATTATTGGTATACCTAACAAATTCAGAGTAGAAATGATTCTGGTACAAGTAGTGCAAATGCACAAGCTTGTTGCAAGTTTTTAAGTCGAGGCAATTTCTTATATTCACAGGTGTAGATTTAAATATCTTAATGTAGGATACCAAGTTCAACTCGGTGTATTATAGCATCTTGCCATAAGTCATTAGTGGCGTTTAATAACGATAATTAAAGGGTATGTGAAAGGTATATTCGTGTTTCTTTGTCTCATTAAACGGCTTCTTGCTTCTAAATTAAAGCAAATAGAATAGTAATTGATTACGACAGCATAATTCAACATTATGCCCTCGGTTTTAATCATATTTCGATTTAAATTCTAACTTACATTCTATAGTATGAATAATTAATTTTCCAATTTTCTATCAAAGGTATGGGATTAAGTTTAAGAAGCTTGCATATTTTTCTAGCAATTAGATTGAGATGGAATagcaatatatatatgtatgagaTAAATTAGATAAAGTTTAAGAGCAAAAGAAACAGATAATTTATCTAGCTACAAGCTGTATGATCTTAAATATTCAAAAGAGTGGTCCTACTTGGTGTGAACACCAAGATATTCGATGAAGAACATTGCTACAAGTTAAATTAGCTATAGTAAgttcagaaattaaaataaattcaaacaCTATGGATAACAAAATCTAAAACATTTTCTTTTTACTAAATATAAGGGATTCAATATCatcattattttcaaattaataacatcattttttattttataaaatacgaACACTTCTCTGATTTGTCGTGTCCGCATTGTCGAACACATTTCAGACACGACACTCGTTCGAAACGCAATCGATTTTTTGTgttcaaccgtgtcttaataaaaaaatcattataaaaaaatatagggaGTCAAGTGTCTACCAGTCAAGAATTGAATAActcaattaataataattaattttaaattaattttcaaatttaaaatttgattaattgacattaatgtcattttttaatcaaaacttacCTTAATTTATTTTCACTTCCACCCACTATTCACCACacaaaaccacaaatcctaatccCTCTTTCCAATGCTCCCACGCTGTCGTAGTTCCGCAGCACCGTCCTCGCGCGCAATCGCTGGTCGTCCTTGCATCCTTCTCCGCCACCTCATCTGCCGTTTGCGCAGAAAAGACAGCCACCATCTCGCTTCTACTTCACCCTCCTCGCGTCCCATCGCGACTCCCCATCGCTCGCCACTCGCACCCCATGACTCTCCATCCATCGCGACACAGCCACCACCAGGTCCCCATTCGCGACACACAATCAACTACTCCGATCCATGACGACTCCTCCACTCGTCGCAACACGCCACTGCGACTCTCCCCACTGTCCACGCAACGCTGTCCAAGACGTCGTCGCCGTCCACCCTGcggttcttcttctcctcctcctatttggttttgaatattttttaactagtttttatgtttcttttttctacattttaaattattctttttattagttttggatgattctttttcctatgttttgtatgtttttttcttaggatttagatgattctttttattagttttggatgattctttttcctatgttttgtatgttttttccttaggatttggataattttttatcttatgttttggtgctttttgttttttggagTTTCGAAGTTTTTTTTGAAAGAGGAATTAGTGTTTGTGTAATAGATGGTAAAAGGTAAATTAGAGTAAGAAGAGGca
Coding sequences:
- the LOC112736853 gene encoding dolichyl-diphosphooligosaccharide--protein glycosyltransferase 48 kDa subunit — protein: MSKKLIVLFLGLVPLLCTCFSPDTPSDRRVLVLLDDFAIKSSHSIFFNNLKSRGFDLDFKLADDPTISLQRYGQYLYDALILFSPTIERFGGSIDAAAILDFVDSGHDLIVAANSNASDLIREIATECGVDFDEDSSALVIDHSGYAVSATEGDHTLIASDDFIKSDVILGSEKIKAPVLFQGIGHSLNPSNSLVLKVLSASPSAYSANPKSKLTSPPSLTGTSMSLVSVVQARNNARILISGSLSMFSNRFFRSDVQKAGSPTKHDKSGNEQFVTELSKWVFHERGHLKAVNVKHHKVGEVDEPAIYRINDDLEYSVEIYEWSGKTWEPYVANDVQVQFYMMSPYVLKTLSTDNKGYYFTAFKVPDVYGVFQFKVEYERLGYTSLSLSKQIPVRPFRHNEYERFIPAAYPYYGAAFSMMAGFFIFTAVHLYHK
- the LOC112736854 gene encoding probable NAD(P)H dehydrogenase (quinone) FQR1-like 1: MGKGNGCIPSKSKKVPVPVSEPENIQEPVSGVDERAIATTSTSREVAPPAREANKNLKVFIVFYSMYGHVESLARSMKKGVETIEGVEGVLYRVTETLPKEVLEAMQAPEKDDAVPLITAEKLVEADGLLFGFPTRFGSMAAQMKGFFDSTGQLWKEQKLAGVPAGFFVSTGTQGGGQETTAWTAITQLVHHGMLYVPIGYTFGAGMFGMDSIKGGTPYGAGTFAGDGSRQASETELATAEYQGKYMATIVKKLANKD